The DNA segment tcaactttCTATCCAAGTACAAAGGTGTAGGTCAGTGCCTCTGGAAATGAAGCAGTTAGTTTAGCACAGTTGTGCCTTTTCCTCGTCCTGTCCATCGTCTGCCAGTGTGCTCTTTCTAGAATGACTGTAACCAAATGAACTAGCCGAGCAACATACCTTGCTGCCTGATTAGGTGGACTTGTCTGTGGCACACACGTATAAGCAGCTGTTTAACTCTGCATATGTTTCTTAGGCACAGGAcagcgaatgatgaagtcgcaaGGAAGTGCAAAATGTGGAAAAGTCTGCTTTGCTGGAATGACTGTGACAGAGGGGAAGACCGGCATAACAGTTGTCTTACAAAGCACGCATCGGGGCCATGACTTCCGCTTGTGCCACTCACTGCTGTCCAACACGGAGAGAGCTGCCATTGCTGGTAAGAGAATAATTATCCTTCTTTCTTCAAAGATGAGCAATGCTATCATTGGGCATCTGGGGTAGCGCAAATctgaaaaaaagggggggcatcagaaaggtctacaagtgaaaGGCCCTTTTCGTGTGTATAATGCGAAATCGCAAATGGCAAAAATATACAACTTCCTGTAGCTCTGTAAAGGTATACAatgaaacctcgttatagcgaagaAGTAATGAACTGTAAAATAGTTCACTATAGCTGAAATTCATCATATAAAATTTCACCAGAAACGTGCAAAACAGTGGTGTAATTTAGTCATTGAAGGGCCAGCAATTTTGGCGAGCCTTACTAGAGAAACGGCGGGACGTTTTCTCTGGTTCTGGTGGTGTTACAAAGGTGCTCCTGGCTTTTTCAAAGGCGACAGAAAACCGCGCGCCAATTAGGTTGGCTTCCCCGCACAGCACCGCAAACGAAGGGTTAAGCACTGGCTACGATGGCTTCCCCGCATCACAGCCCTGCTGCGTGGAAAGCGGTACGTCAGAACAAAAGCTCTTGCTGTTTTCACCACCTCTGCGACAGGCGACATAAGGGCAGGATTGTTACTGCAAGCTTACAGGCACGTGCGCTGCTGCTTCGATGGCACTGCCGGAGGATGCCAGAGGCGTAAACGCATGCTCACTGCAGGACTGCAACCTCGCGCCCCGTTGCAGGCGAGTGTGAGATAAAAGTGCAAACCTTGGCACGAACGCTTGCCGCATCACCACCAGTCGCTTGTGAAGTGCGACGAAACTTGCTACCTGCCATCCGAACGGGCATAGTTTGGCGCTGGGGAGTTCACTATATCCGTTTAATGGCCAACTGCATTCGATTTATATAAAGTAGAAACCGCATGTATCTGTCAAAAATATGAGAGGAAGCAACGGGACGCACTGGTGCCGCTGTGGGTCAGTCACACAAGATGCCTGGCACATCCACGCCGCTCAGTGTGGGAACCATCAAAACGCCTAGTCACTCTGcttcccctctctctcttgttGCCTTTGCGTTCTCCTAATTTGTTTTGTGAAGAACAAGATCAGTCTGCTCAGAATCTCTACACTGTCAGCACATCTCTTTATCCTGCAGCAAGGGTGAAGCAGAGCTATATGGGGCATCGAGGGGGTGCACTCCTGACCTGTTTTGTTGATGCATGAGTTGAGGGGGCAAGGAGGAGCACCATTATTAATCACCGATAACTTGggtgttaatgaagctagcttaatCATTTTTATGGACCTCTGATGAGTGCTGGGATACCGATTGGTCGCACGCTTTTAACCTGAGTATATACCATTTCTTGGTCCCTTGAAATGCTGCCGAGAACAGCCACAGCCGTTCCAGAGGCACGACTCGCCATGGTCGAGACCGGGAGCAGTTTACGATGAGGCATCTGAAGTACATGGCCAATGCAGTGATGGCGTGTTGGGACTCTGTACTTCTCTTCATATCAGCCTTCTCTGATAGTCTTTTGCATAGCTCTCTTGAAACAGAAAGGGCACGTGCAAGCCATTTGTTAATGTAATTCTGAAACTTCAACTTATGTTTCCATACACCGTAGCGTCATTCCTCAAATTGCGCtcctgtttgttttcttttcttttatgcaCTAACTCAACCCTCATGTTACaattgcatgttttttttcccCCCATTTTGCAGCCACTAAAGTGACCCTCATGTTAGAATTCTGGTCTCATTACATTTTAGTAAATAGCTAAATGAAGCAGTTCTCCTAACTTTTTTAATACATTGTCATCATTTCCTTCATTCTTGCAAGCCAAACTCAGAGAAGGAGTCACACTGGACCGTGTTCTCGATAGTGTGAGAGACCAAATGGATGGATCGCTCAACAGGATTCATCTGTTAACAAGGCAGGATTTATATAATATAATGAGGGACAACAACATCGGCCACCCCGAGCGCCTTCATGCGGACGATTACACCAGTGTTTGTATGTGGGTGgacaaaatgaaaaaagaagaggaCAATCCCGTCATCTTTTTTAAACATCAAAATGTTGATGACCTACCCGATGCCTTGGACAGGCAAGAAAGTGACCTCCTGAACACGCCAGACTTTATGATGGTACTTATGACGGAACCACAGCAGCAGCTCCTGAGAACCATTGGGCCGGACCGTGTCTGTATAGACGGGACACACGGGACAACAGGTAAGCACTAGAAATTCTTTGCAAGTATGAGTACAGAGCAAAAGACACTGTCTACATATGCAGTTGGAATATGGGCTAAAAAGAGGAGACTGCGCGTAATATTGTAGActgtttaaaaattaaaaatacataaaaatggACAAGTGACCACtgggaaaaaaatgaaattaaaaattacaaagagtttgtccaacaaaTCAGAGTTCATTTTGTAACAATGGGATTCAATATGTATGTGAATTCAATGTATAATGATGAAATAATTTTATAAGTAAATTTATAAAAACATTGAGCTCCCACACAAGAAGTTTGCCCGAAAATGTGTATTTCAGCAGGACAAGTCGCCTGAGCACTCCTCTTGTTAAAATTTGTTCCAAGAGAATGGCAGACTTTGTGGAGTAGCTGTGCAATCACACGGCCTCATCCAATAGAACCTCTCCGGCAAGAGTTGGCGAGCCCTCTGAAAAACAGCGGCCACTGCCAGAGTACAGAAACAGTCTACACACATACAATTTTCTGGACTCCATGCTTTTGCACTGTCAAGCAGTGGCTGAAGCAAAGGGCTCCCCTACGAAATGTTAACTGTATCAAGTTTTTGTGAAAAGCCATTCTTGTGATCACTGGCCCTGCAGGCCCACACATTTTCGACAAAAGCTGCAGACAACTGTCGTCGGTGGTCCAGATTAATGAAGCTATATAATGGAGTTGAGTTCGCACATGCCATGAGATACAGCAACGCTTTGGAGCTGAGGACAGTGGGAAATTAAAATGTGCTGAGAGAAACGTTGCAACTTCTGTCTTTTACATGTATGAACGCGATACCGCTAAACCTCCCGTTAGGTGGAAAACTCGGCATAATCATGACTGAAAAATCCTGACTGGTCAAGAGGGCAGTGATGCAAAAAAGCAGTTTGGCTGAAAAGAAATAAGATGGTCAAGTGGATCGAACTGCTGTCCTCGAGGTCTGGAGCCGAGCAAACTACCTCTAGAAAAGTTTGTTCAGGTGATAAACGAAGGCCTTCTATGAGCATCTCACAACAGTAGgcgaactggtttggtttggtgtattgtgtttaacgtcccaaagcaactcaggctatgagggatgccgcagtgaagggctccggaaattacgaccacctggcgttcttcaacgtgcactgacatcgcacagcacactagcctctagaatttcgcctccatgaaaattcaACCGCCACAGCCGGGTTTGAcccccacatctttcgggtcagcagccgagcgccctacccaatGTGCCACCACGGTGGCATACAGTAGGTGGATTACAGTGCACGAATACTTAATTAGGGTCACTGATTAGAGTAAACAATCAATATGGATGATCTGTAATAAAGCAGTGTTATGGTAACAAGGTGCCCCATGGGACCACAAGGGACCGTAGGGGTTGTTTTAACGTTATTGCATCATGCTCTTAGGTTGAACTTAAATATTTGTATTCGAGATTTTCTGCTGCACACCACAGTGGAAGAAATCACTAGGAACAGGAAACCAATAGGAAGTGCTTGTGTGAATGCAGCTATACTTGGTGATGAATGAAAAGTGGCAATTGTCTTTTGAGTGTAATTTAGATTGAGCGCAATTTAGAATGTGACTGCTACATGGCCTTTTGCAAGGATCCTACAGGTGGTGCACAGTGCATGTATGTTCTGTAAAAACCGTCAAAACAATAATGACACTGGTATGGTTACCCCTGCTCTGAAAGGAAAAAGTACAGTAAAAACTCGTTGAtaagttttttttaattgcaagAAGAAACTTATTATCCAGGAAACCATATCAGCCAAACCGCCTGATTTTATTAACTGTTGAATGAGATAAGAAGACATTTTTGGACAATTTCACTTTTTAAAAATGTCGATGGgtatttcttggcacaagagctgaacagatcctatcccagtgctcgctgaattcagtcGGCATTCGCACTGTCTTTAGGGCAGAAGGAAATTTTTAACACATCCGGTTCGTCGatggcagtgacgaaagtaaccaaaatctcttccttgcCATTTTCGGATTCTTCGCTCCTTTGCTCCCAAGTACTGTGGGAAAGACACAGCGGTAGCTGATTGTAGCAGTGTTTCTGCATTTTAAGCTTCGTTTCCCTGACACGGCCCATTCGTATATAAGTGCATCGCTGTTGTTCGTAGAAACTTCGCCTCCTTTCACTTTTGACCACATTTGACCACAATCTGTCGAAATTTTTAAATGTAGTAGCCAGAAAATTGTGTTTTCCGGCAACATATTAACCGGGAAAAATATAGTGTAAGATCCAAGGGGCCAtttttaatgtttatttatttatgcatataCCTACATTGCCCATgcggcattattgtagggggattATAAACATAGCAATATACAGAAGTCAAGGACAAAAAGGAAGAATACCAACCACAACAAGAACAAATAATACAAAATAGTGTAACTAATATAACGAAACTCATTGAAAACATGCCTCAAGCAGAGCTCAGGAAAACACTGTAGAAGGAACATTGACAATTCTTTCAGGCCGACGATGGCATTTGTTTAccgtgaaaggaaaaaaatgaatggGTAAAATTCACATGGGCAATGTTTGCGATTTCAAGCGTAACAACCGGGAAATCGCATGAACTGGGAACGCATCAACGTTTCACAGTATTTCATCGCTACTCTATTCCACAGGCTATGACTTCCAGCTGGTCACCCTGCTGTGCGTCGACGAATTCGGGGCAGGATTCCCAGTCGCTTTTTGCATAACAAACCGCATCGACCAAAAGGCGATGAAGACCTTCTTCGCCGCCATCAAGCACAAGATTGGAGGACTAAAAGCTCGTGTATTCATGAGCGACGATGCACCTGCATTCTACAACGCCTGGACAGCTGTCATGGGCGACGCAGAGCTACGCTTGCTATGTGCCTGGCACATTGACAAAAACTGGAGAGAGGCGATAAAAAAGCACGTCAAAGGAAGTGAACTGCAAGCTTTCACTTATAAGGTATGACTAACAAATCTGCAAGCTCAGACTAATAAGGAGCACTAGTGTCAAATGCAAACGTTTCGCAACAGCCTCAACTTAAATACAAAACGAGCACCTTGTGATTAGAGAAATAGCCTGCAGCTGGCAACATATGAGCCAGTTATGACATTACAAAAATGGGCAGCAACTAGTGATACGCGCTCTGGCTAAGGAAACCCTGAAACAGGCAAGAGTAAGGTAAAGTTATGGTAGTAGCCCGTCAGGGAATATTAAATTCATGAACAGCAGGAGTCAAACTGCCCACAAGAAGAGCTCATAGTGCTGCAGAATTCGTGGCAGCAATCATATTGTGTGTTCTGGTAACATATTTGATCTTCTTTACTTTTGAGAAGCCTGACTCTTCATGCCATGCCTAAACAATGCAGTGCTTCTTCGCTATTATGTGATCCATTGGTCATATGAAGTGACCCACCAAGTCAAGTAACCAGTCAGTCGTGTCATAAATCCTAGGGGTCCTATAGCAAGTACAAAGCATTGCACTGCAGTGTCACACTGCAGAGGGTGAGGAATGTGGTGGCTGCAAGGCTGAACAGCAGGAAGGAGCACGATCTGTGGTGCCAGGCAGTGATGGTGAAGAGAAATAGGGGAGCACCATGGAGGGTTTTCAATTATAATGGAGCAAAGT comes from the Amblyomma americanum isolate KBUSLIRL-KWMA chromosome 1, ASM5285725v1, whole genome shotgun sequence genome and includes:
- the LOC144116115 gene encoding uncharacterized protein LOC144116115 isoform X4; amino-acid sequence: MRLSPVSGSLVISWTGGVHVWCPAAAGSVLGSSLLISPSVSLTMLVTPSGCPLLLVQLGPDKTRSGPMVLRSCCCGSVISTIIKSGVFRRSLSCLSKASDLRYPRCPMIALLIFEERRIIILLPAMAALSVLDSSEWHKRKSWPRCVLSRLVLRRLHSGSLY